One window from the genome of Mauremys mutica isolate MM-2020 ecotype Southern chromosome 4, ASM2049712v1, whole genome shotgun sequence encodes:
- the WDR89 gene encoding WD repeat-containing protein 89: MEKIEEQFANLCIAKRCALTEDSTYLLDIDVSKSVLAESNHLVAVSCSNKSIKVYNRETLHLLREYSSHPGLLNGVRFAHTSENMLFSACSDGTIKCWDTRLATQKTIQLFSGYPSNVFISFDINCSDLIVCAGTEKVEEDTFMVFWDARSNTNYACTAKEPLGTYSETHNDDITKICFHPNKPNLVVSGSTDGLVNVFDINKENEDDSLIATCNSNSSVSFIGWSGKDYKQVYCMTHTEGFCWWDLTQIDSEEPMTLLQIPDVREVVFTENSNLNYLIGGLYHEKADKLFVVGGTAMGNIHLINCGIDGLSLVGTLHGGHSATVRSFYWNMTDDSLLTGGEDAQLLLWKPGAVERSLVKKASMKIASSVQQRVRVHRNSLKSKKK, translated from the coding sequence ATGGAGAAGATTGAAGAACAGTTTGCTAATTTGTGCATAGCAAAACGTTGTGCACTAACTGAAGATTCCACTTACTTACTGGATATAGATGTTTCAAAATCTGTTCTAGCAGAAAGCAACCACTTAGTTGCTGTTTCATGTTCCAATAAATCAATTAAAGTATATAATAGAGAAACATTACACTTGCTAAGGGAGTATAGTAGCCATCCTGGGTTACTTAATGGAGTCAGATTTGCTCATACAAGTGAGAATATGTTGTTTTCAGCATGCAGTGATGGCACAATAAAATGTTGGGATACTCGCTTAGCTACTCAGAAAACTATACAATTATTCAGTGGTTATCCTTCTAATGTTTTCATCAGCTTTGATATTAATTGCAGTGATCTTATAGTTTGTGCTGGGACAGAAAAAGTTGAAGAGGACACATTCATGGTGTTTTGGGATGCAAGAAGTAATACAAACTATGCATGCACTGCTAAAGAGCCCTTAGGAACCTATTCAGAGACTCACAATGATGATATCACTAAAATATGTTTCCATCCTAACAAACCCAATTTGGTAGTGTCTGGATCAACTGATGGATTGGTTAATGTGTTTGATATTAACAAGGAAAATGAAGATGATTCTTTGATTGCAACTTGTAATTCAAATTCATCAGTAAGTTTTATTGGTTGGTCTGGGAAAGATTATAAACAGGTATATTGCATGACTCATACGGAAGGATTTTGTTGGTGGGATCTTACTCAAATAGATAGTGAGGAACCAATGACATTGTTGCAGATTCCGGATGTCAGAGAAGTAGTCTTCACTGAAAATAGCAACTTAAACTATCTGATAGGTGGCTTGTACCATGAAAAGGCAGACAAATTGTTTGTTGTTGGTGGAACAGCTATGGGAAACATTCACCTAATAAACTGTGGCATTGATGGACTGAGCCTTGTGGGCACCCTTCATGGAGGGCATTCTGCTACAGTTCGCTCATTCTACTGGAACATGACAGATGATTCTTTGTTGACTGGTGGAGAGGATGCACAGCTGTTGCTATGGAAACCTGGAGCCGTGGAAAGGTCCCTTGTAAAGAAGGCATCTATGAAAATTGCTTCCTCCGTTCAGCAGCGAGTGAGAGTTCACAGAAACTCTCTCAAAAGCAAGAAAAAGTAA